A single region of the Pieris rapae chromosome 19, ilPieRapa1.1, whole genome shotgun sequence genome encodes:
- the LOC110995269 gene encoding uncharacterized protein LOC110995269, with protein FIAQKPICHYSDPNVAECIKRVADQARTLLAHGIPSFGIQPLEPLKVPSIRLRQHNMPQNKFKYDAWLSDMELSGLTNYTFNQLDVYPEEMKVTGNISLPHLVMSGEYVVIGEFQMLPVESTGFIAANFTQCSAALEALGAKVHKRIVIKDANVKLRCMGPLDASLKEAHSTTGEMEMVTKHIVHMHANELTKEVQPAVETALAMVLEDIANKFLKHVPPNMVFPA; from the exons tttatagcACAAAAACCAATATGCCACTACAGCGATCCTAACGTAGCAGAATGCATAAAGCGAGTTGCTGATCAAGCCAGAACACTCCTTGCTCACGGCATACCTTCGTTTGGAATACAGCCTCTTGAACCACTAAAGGTTCCCAGTATTAGGCTTAGGCAGCACAATATGCCTCAGAATAAGTTCAAATATGATGCTTGGTTATCGGATATGGAGCTTAGTGGACTTACCAACTACACATTTAACCAGTTAGA tgTTTATCCCGAAGAAATGAAAGTAACAGGAAATATAAGTTTACCTCACTTGGTGATGTCCGGAGAATATGTGGTTATTGGGGAGTTCCAAATGTTACCGGTCGAGTCTACTGGATTCATTGCTGCAAACTTTA caCAATGCTCAGCAGCCCTGGAAGCACTCGGGGCGAAGGTTCATAAGAGAATCGTGATTAAAGACGCAAATGTAAAGCTCCGATGCATGGGGCCTCTTGATGCCAGTTTAAAAGAAGCACATTCAACAACTGGCGAGATGG AAATGGTAACAAAACACATCGTTCACATGCACGCGAATGAACTAACAAAGGAGGTACAACCAGCCGTTGAAACTGCGCTTGCGATGGTCCTTGAAGACATAGCGAATAAGTTCCTCAAACATGTGCCACCGAACATGGTGTTCCCGGCTTAG
- the LOC110995276 gene encoding circadian clock-controlled protein daywake encodes MRSSVVIIFSLTSVVLCHEKSYINFGGFICPREEKALGKCLKDALNTYIPQLAAGIPNLNIPSCEPLLIRSLSVKQTTGPLSVTSSFSDVYVRGPSTMRIKSIDIHAMDHEIVARLHIPELRMKGQYTLKGSLLMIPVEANGDFTSKYRDINATVTITLGRSKVLNGLDGLSCEKLDVHFQAGKVTMDLENLFGDDKDLSKTMNNFLNENWQSMSGELQGPIEEALRDFLKPLADHAFATLYANDIFLS; translated from the exons ATGCGGTCATctgtagttattatttttagtttaacgaGTGTTGTGTTATGTCatgaaaaaagttatataaatt tTGGTGGGTTCATTTGTCCCCGAGAAGAAAAGGCTCTCGGAAAATGTCTGAAGGATGcattaaatacttacattCCACAACTTGCCGcag GTAtacctaatttaaatataccatCATGTGAACCACTCCTAATTCGGTCCCTCTCGGTAAAGCAGACGACTGGACCTCTATCTGTAACCTCATCCTTCTCAGATGTGTATGTGAGAGGGCCTTCCACTATGCGGATAAAAAGCATTGA CATCCACGCCATGGATCATGAGATAGTTGCCAGACTACATATTCCAGAGTTGAGGATGAAAGGACAATACACATTGAAAGGAAGCCTTCTGATGATACCAGTGGAAGCAAATGGAGACTTCACATCAAAATATC GCGATATAAATGCAACAGTTACTATAACATTAGGTAGAAGCAAAGTATTGAATGGACTAGACGGTTTATCCTGTGAAAAACTTGATGTACATTTCCAGGCTGGAAAAGTAACAATGGATCTGGAGAACTTATTTGGTGATGATAAAGATTTAA gtAAAACAATGAACAATTTCCTAAATGAAAACTGGCAGAGTATGTCTGGAGAATTACAGGGCCCAATTGAAGAGGCTCTGCGTGACTTCCTAAAGCCTTTAGCAGACCATGCCTTCGCAACTCTGTACGCaaatgacatatttttatcataa